Below is a window of Deltaproteobacteria bacterium DNA.
AAAGATCGAAGGCATCGAAGTTGTCCTCTCAGATGGTGGTTTACAATCCGTAGGGTTCGAGTCAACGGCAATGAATGTCACCACCTATTTAAAACTGAAGGAAAAACTGAAGAATGTGACGTTAAATCCGATGTCGAACGAAATCGATGCCGTCAGGGCCATCAAAGACGATGAAGAACTATCATGTATAAGAAAGGCTGCAGAGATATCATTTCAGGCCCTTACTGCCATTTGTGATCTTATAAAACCAGGTGTCCGAGAGAAAGATATTGCTATAGAACTGGAATATCGAATGGGGAGATTCGGTGCAGAACAGATATCCTTTGCCACAATTGTGGCATCGGGAGTAAACTCAGCGCAACCCCATGCGGCGCCGGGATCGCGTAAGATTAAAAATGGCGATGTCGTCATGATCGATTACGGAGCCGTATATAGCGGTTATCATTCTGACGAGACCTTGACATTCGTTGTTGGTAATGCAGATAAAAAGCAAAAGGAAGTGTACTTGCTGGTCAAGAAAGCGCATGACACGGCGTTGGAATCTGTTAAAGCAGGTGTCCCATGCAAGGACGTTGATCGTATTGCGAGGGATTGCATCGAGAGTGGAAATATGGGAAAATACTTCACTCACGGTACAGGTCATGGCGTTGGTCTTGATGTTCATGAAGCGCCACGAATAGCAACCAAATCGGAAAATATCCTTGAGGCGGGTATGGTAGTGACCATAGAACCTGGCGTCTACATCCCCGACCTCTGGGGCATCCGTATTGAGGACATGATTTTAGTGAAGGAAGAAGGGTTTGAGGTCTTGACAAAAGCACCAAAGGACTTCACAGTACTAAACTGATTCTTAAAAAAGAAATGTAATAAATCACAATATTAGGATGTCATGATATGAAGGTATTTCCAGATGATCTTCTTTACAATCGGGAACATGCTTGGGTAAGAGTTGAGGGTGAATTAGCAACCATCGGCCTCACAGATTATGCCCAGGAGAATTTGGGAGAGATCCTCGCTATTGAACTCCCCGAAGTTGATGCTTATGTGGAACGGGATGAACCCTTTGGAACCATAGAATCCGCAAAAGGTGTTTTTGAGCTTCTCTCACCGGTCAGTGGCGAGGTAATAAGCGTCAATGAAGATATATTGGACGACATTGGTATTATCAACAGTGATCCTCATGATACAGGATGGATGATCGTTGTGGGAATGAAGGATTTGGAAGAGCTTGACGATCTTCTGGATTCGAGGGAGTATCATGATTTTGTGCTTAAGGAAGCGGAAGGTGATTGACGCTGTTTCATGATATGGAGATTCATTCCTTTCAAGCAGTTGAATGCCTTTGAAAATATGGCCATCGATGAGGCAATTTTCCGGGGAAATCAACGGAGCGATTCACCGCCGACCCTCAGATTTTACAGTTGGTCTCCACCATCCATATCCCTGGGGTATTTTCAGGAAACCTGGAAGGAGGTCAATGTTGAAGCGTGCAGATACTATTCTGTCGACATCGTTCGGCGTCCAACGGGAGGGAAGGCTGTCCTTCATGAACATGATGTAACCTATGCAGTTGTCGCAAAAGAAAATAATCCCCTGTTTCCTGCAGACATCCTCGGAACATACAAAGTCATCAGTGGTTGCATAGCAGACGCTCTGTCGGAGCTTGGTATTGAAACTGAGATGGCCTCTGATGGAAGGGCGTCTCACGACAAATTATTAAAGGCAGCATGTTTTTCATCACCATCACGGTATGAACTTCTGG
It encodes the following:
- a CDS encoding Xaa-Pro peptidase family protein, which codes for MRRNSSVPPERISKIQSRLYELDVEALLFLDIKNIRYLTGFTGSDGALMIGEKQKLLLVDGRYTNQAKREVAGLEVFECREKIEGIEVVLSDGGLQSVGFESTAMNVTTYLKLKEKLKNVTLNPMSNEIDAVRAIKDDEELSCIRKAAEISFQALTAICDLIKPGVREKDIAIELEYRMGRFGAEQISFATIVASGVNSAQPHAAPGSRKIKNGDVVMIDYGAVYSGYHSDETLTFVVGNADKKQKEVYLLVKKAHDTALESVKAGVPCKDVDRIARDCIESGNMGKYFTHGTGHGVGLDVHEAPRIATKSENILEAGMVVTIEPGVYIPDLWGIRIEDMILVKEEGFEVLTKAPKDFTVLN
- the gcvH gene encoding glycine cleavage system protein GcvH — its product is MKVFPDDLLYNREHAWVRVEGELATIGLTDYAQENLGEILAIELPEVDAYVERDEPFGTIESAKGVFELLSPVSGEVISVNEDILDDIGIINSDPHDTGWMIVVGMKDLEELDDLLDSREYHDFVLKEAEGD
- a CDS encoding biotin/lipoate A/B protein ligase family protein, yielding MIWRFIPFKQLNAFENMAIDEAIFRGNQRSDSPPTLRFYSWSPPSISLGYFQETWKEVNVEACRYYSVDIVRRPTGGKAVLHEHDVTYAVVAKENNPLFPADILGTYKVISGCIADALSELGIETEMASDGRASHDKLLKAACFSSPSRYELLVKKRKICGSAQVRSRGVFLQHGSILLDFNPLKTCAVLLSHYGDREWQIKQLQESVTSIYEYTGPTVNVTTICHVLKKSFEKKLGVELVEGGLTPEEEVLKTRLLSDKYMTDRWNMEGKGTNYGY